One Gadus chalcogrammus isolate NIFS_2021 chromosome 7, NIFS_Gcha_1.0, whole genome shotgun sequence genomic window, AGCAGCCCCCCGTCCAGCCAGGAGAGTTCCCCTCCAACGTCTCCTTCCTCaaggtaaagtgtgtgtgtgtgtgtgtgtgtgtgtgtgtgtgtgtgtgtgtgtgtgtgtgtgtgtgtgtgtgtgtgtgtgtgtgtgtgtgtgtgtgtgtgtgtgtgtgtgtgtgtgtgtgtgtgtgtgtgtgtgtgtgagcggtgtgtgtgtgagagataataacatCCTGGCAGGATGTTGGGTAAGCAGATTTTTAAGACTGAATACCTGTAAatggttcttgtttatttaacaAAGCACCAATCAGGCTGCCTAGTATTAGTAATGTAGCTGTCATGACATAGTCATGTTAACTTTGGGATAATGTTGATAGATTGACTTTTACTTTGAGATAaaaatgttatatattattGAAATAAGTTTCTGTCGGTGTCTGGGATGTTTTTAGAAATTGGATTTCCTTTCAAATAATATTGAAgatctatttttatttaattttgttaatagATTGTTCCTCTTTTTAAATACTCCTAATTATAGGTCTGTGCCTAAATCTAGCCTGGAGACAAACCAAAGAACATCCAGTGTATTAAGGCAGTTCTAAGTTACTTGAGATGACCAGAATATGTCATGCACCAAGTTAAAATAGAAGTTGTTGTGCATGATTGTTAGAAACAACATCAGCCCTGCCAATATCAGAAccacagagtcgctcactagCTTCCGCTAGAGACTCTAGATTAGGGCTGAAGGATGATTCAAATTCAAACCGACATTGCGATGTAATAGAACGCGATATGCAAAACGCAAAAGCTGCAAATTTGATTTGTTActgttactgactggagatcagcaagattcgtatttatttttattttacaattcaatagttaaataaagatgtttaaTAATATCCATTTATCTCAACATAGAGGCCttgcctaaaggaaagagcagtttatattaGTGGTGCAACGGAGCACGGAttacccgtgatccgtacggatcaaccctcacggttcgggatgcaagtgatccgcggaccGGCTGACCatgcaaaaacaaaatcaaaaaagTTGTTCACGTTATCGGCGCATGTTTAAAGGAAAATTCCGGTATTTagcacattgagccccctttctggtgtGTCTAGGATGAAATTTGGTGGTTGACACCGGAAATTTGACGattggtcctgtctcgggtatttggctaattttgaatcgcccctgcctgcttcagaaTGGCTAGCTATGGgcattcacaaacctgtccttaaaacaaccctaaacattcgttttcagaaatgtgcaactcaccgagtggttagtgttgttcgttgatgttcctaatcaagtatcGCAGGGAAATACAGCTTCTGTCGTGtgttatttggcattttgtaaatccctttGGAGCGGAGACCGGACCGTAAACGGACAGGGGGCTGTTTATGTTtagttgtagtcttttcgctcggttctccatctcaacagtagggctagaaccgagcgcaAAGACTATAACCaacccccctttccgtttccggtcaaGGAGCAATGAGTCCTCCAACAGAAATccatggatttacaaaatgccaaataaaaaacatgacagaaactgtatttcgccaCGATACttgatgaagaaaaaaaacaattaagaaATCCAAGGCTGCTGTGCTTCCTTTGGACGCAGCTTTTTTTATTAGGTCAATGCTGTATGCAGCCGccctcaactattgttcttcttaagttttattctttctttctttattattctctacaaactttgggacctatctccttcctaaaCTTTCCACCTAGAGACGCCATTCCAATTTTGGAGTCAACAATTCAAATTGtagttcaaatcccttcacttgatccCTTCACttgccatttaacatttctttacgtcATTTCTATGTGTTttgtttaaaacatattttcaacctcacatTGCACTATAGCAGTCGCATTTTCTGAAGGAATTTTTCAAGttttatttactatccatgttaagaaggaataatgcctctgATGGCacttttatattgttttatattacaatatttaatatatacattggaaagtttttattttatttgacaacaatCTAtttttagtgcttggcacttgtacagcgatatattgttattTCTCTTAGTTCATGCTTTGGATAAATGTGTCcactaaatgccctaaatgtaaatgtttaaagGTCCAGTTGAAATGTAAACAAAagataaacatttattttaatgtgtaAGAATCCTCCAGTTGGTTTAAGCTTGGCAGATGAATCTACCATGTCCTACTATATAGTCATTTACCTATCATCCACTGCTGATCCCAGTGACATTCAGATGCATGTCATAGGGGAGCAGGTCGGGGTAAGGAAGCCTCCAGGTCAGAGTGCACACACTGGGGATCACACCATACagttccccctcctctcatacCTTTTTGGGTTGTATTTTTAAACGTGGTCATGTGGTGCGTTGTTTCCAGGCCAACTACGTGCTGGAGTGCGACCGGCTGCTGCTCACCCAGCGGCCCGAGTACGACGTCATCCTGTGCCTGAGCGTCACCAAGTGGGTGCACCTGAACTGGGGCGACGAGGGCCTGAAGAGGTTCTTCCAGCGGGCCTACCGACACCTTCGTCCCGGGGGCATCTTCGTCCTGGAGCCCCAGCCCTGGGACACCTACGTCCGCAGGAATAAGCTCACCGTaagaggaagtgatgtcataggaggtgggagggagggggaggggttaaggaGGCGGCTGAATACTGAATGATTCATTTAGATTGTTTACATGTTTTCGCCGTCAAATCACTTGAGTTTGTCTCAAAACAAGTACTCAAATCGTTGTTTACCAATTCCTGGTGGGTGGGATATTTTTTCCGACATATATATGTCGATACcataatgtgtatatatttgcatCCTCATTTTTCTAAATGGTCTTTGGTAAAATGATGCCATTGAGAAAAAAAAGTCTATAGCTCAAATTTGAAGCTCCAAAAGGATTTTGTTAAAGACGTTAAGATGTTTTCTATTGGGTCTTCACAGGACGTCATTAGCAAGAACTACAAGAGCATTCGCCTCAAGCCAGACCAGTTCACCAACTACCTGACCACCGAAGTCGGCTTCGCCAGCTATGAGTTCATCGGAACGCCTAACTCTTCAGCGAAGGGTAACTTTTTCAGAAGAATTTCAGTATTTTctgttgtgcgtgtgcacggTGCTGACGTGCGTGTGCTGTCGTGCGTGTGCATGGTGCTAACGTGCAAGTGAACATTGCTGATGCGGCGCAGAGAGGTTTtggcttctccttctcctcactaACATAGGAGAAGGCAGATTTTTCTTTATGCTTCCTACATTTATTCTAAAGCCGTTCATAATCTAATTCCACCTACagtatcatcatgcatttttttttattcttctatAGCAGAACACTATTTTGCTTTCAGTACTTTTCAGTCGTATTTATCCAATGATATTAACGATAATGTAACGGTTGACATTTTCAAACAAATAGCATTCAGGGCTCCCAAACCAAGTATTTTCAGCCTCTAACCCTCGACCTGGACAGCTTCCAGAGCTCCTTAACGTTAACATAATCCCCTCCTTGCCCGTTCTCCCAGGTTTCCAGAGACCGATCTACTTGTTTCACAAATGACCGCACTGCCTTGAAGATCCTTGACGATCATTGAATGTGAGTGAGCGACCCGCCCCTCCCCAACCGACGGACTAGGATTAATTACACCCCGACCGATACCGGACCCCCCGCAGAGCACACAGATGGAGACCAGGACCATGGGTGATCATTTTTACACAGATCGAGTACCCTTATCAAGAATAAAAGGTTTCAAACTCTTTACGAAAGGTGGGGATCAACTCAAAAGGATCTTCCCGGCTGTGGGGAGTTTTTTAGTAGTGATCACCTTAACCCGATTCCGTAATGAGTGTTTCAATGTTTTTAGTATATTATAATTACTCTAcacattttatgtttttgtaaATTAAGTTTTGGCATGGCATTGCTGatgttttcttgttttgttttgttttgttttgtttggtgtcATCAGAACAATTCCAGTCTTTCGATCACATTAAATGTACAAATGTAAAGAAAAATtattattcgttgttgttgatcaAAGCGTATCTTGGGTTCATTAGAGGTGTCGGACAACACAAAGCGAAAGATTTATGTCTGATAGAATAACACTcagacattttaaatatttttgtaaTCTGACCCTCTGTCTACTTATCTAGACAAGTTATTCCTGTCGATTGAGTGATTGACAGTTCAAATGCTCAGCAGGGAATGACTATAAAGAATACAATGGTGGTTTTGAGGTTGTTACTTTATGGAAATTATTTAACAATGTCAGGGTACGTTTATCTgcaatgtttttatattttcatatgtaaaaaaaaaatggaacgcTTAAGTTAAACCCATTTGCATAACATGAGTAATTTGGTTATGATGACACCAAAGCAGGGGTTCAGCCAGCCAGCATGGGGGGACCTTTATGATTATTAAACTAGAAAACATCAGCAATGGGCTTTTCCTTTCCAAAGCAAAGCCATATCTATCCTATATGATATCCCATGAGATCTCAAAGATGTATCAATTACTCTGCAAACGATTTTTACAAAGACCTTTGTCTTTATACAGAGAGGTTAAAGTGTGATCTGTTTATTGGCTTTTCATGAGTTCAGCCCAACGTTGGAAGTCCAGGTTTAAACTGTCACACACTGGAAGTGCTCCCATGTTTAGCCATGTTGTATCCACCTGCGCTCTTAATTTGCAAATCTCCTCaaataaacctttttttttcctttttaggaAAATCAATTCGAACTCATATTTTGAAAATCCATTGGTTTTCAAAACCGATCATAATCATTTGTTCGTTTTTGTGTGACTTGTTAAAGTGAGACGTTATGACGGAGGTCACGAGGGATCCTTTTTGTTTCCTTTTCAAGAAAAGTAATTGATGTAATAAAGTTTTGTTTTATAACTTTTGTTATGCTTTTGAATATGTTGAACTTTTTTTGTCATGTTCATTTTCATTGAATTTTCATCTTGTTTTCATGTTTGCTGCCAATGTTGTAGGTCAGAGTTCTTGTACCAAAGCTTATCCAGCTCTGTTAATCAATATATTACATACAATACTAAATGCTTCCTGCCCACGgcagtttctttttttggttaaCTCATTTAACAAAGGGGTTATCTGAAGACACTGAGTCTGGTAAATATACATTTCAGTCAGATCTCTTTAGAAATAAAAGTAAGCCTACCCTTTCATAGTAATTCTGACCAGTTCGATTTTTCATAGATAAATCATATAGACAATGTAGGCCGCTCTTCCTCTGTTAAATAGCAGATTACATTATGTAATTTACACATTTAAGTATATGATATTTTGATCAGTCTGTAGAGTTTATCAAACCCCTAGTCAGGGTATGCACCCAAATTTAAGACAATCCGATTCTCAGATACATTTAGTGCCCTATTTTTGCCTACAATTTTCAtagctttttttgttttattgcaagaCTAACTGTTCTATGAAGCTCATTTTGATAGCTTCCAGAACTGTGTTCTCATGTTCCTGGTTGGATTATTCAGGGAGGCCAAATGTGAGATGGAGCAGGTGTTTATTTGAGTGTCATGTAGTCTTCATGGTTGTTTAAAGAGAaagataaaatgtacttttattaaTCCAAGATGGATTAATAAAGAGGTTCTTTGCACTGATAAGATTGTGGGAATTCATATATTCTTTGTAACTGTAGATGGCATTTATGAATTGACATTTTCTGCGTAATGTGGCAGTATATTAACCAGACAACATTCTGAATTTTAGCAACCTGACAGCTTGATCACACAGGACAGGGTCTTATTGGTTAGAATCCAGAACCGTAAAATTAAATGGTCTTTGTTTAACTCAGAAATGTCAATACATAAATCCTGTCTACGGCAGTTAACGACTGCGCTTCAAACAAGCACCTTAACCTGATGAAAAACAATTATTTTGGGCGTCTTTTAggtaaacatgtttttatttacaTGCCTCAAAGAGTCTTTTAATTACAAATTATTAAAATGATCTCCTGTGTAATCGTCTACTGTGGTGTTATCACGCATGTagaaattatttattattattgtatatatCCTATTGTCAATTCCAATACCTAATTAAAATGCATGATTTATTTATAATACTTACAattcacatttaaaaaaatatatattcttaacATTTTCtacatataattatatatatatatatattgttttttttgtaatacGTGCATTATGTTAAAGACACTTGACACACGCTTAATTAGTTAGAGGTGGACCGGTtacacacagcaccacctagtgAGGAAGGGATAGAATTTCACATTGTTCAATTCAGAGGCTACATCTAACTGCAGTTCATACAAACTATACTCACCTACTTCAGGACCTGGTTTGGGTATtagaagtgtgtatgtgtgtgtaactgaCTTGATACCAGTAACTTGCTCATTCTTGTCGAGCACCATCTGAGGAGTGCTTCTGGTGCAATAAATAAGTCTGGATTGCCCTCGGGTTGTCAAATATAGAAAGCCAGTGTGTGAGCCACTCTTGAACTCCCATTGGAAAGATTCTGGGTACGAGCCCTAATTTCTACTGCAGACTACCTGTATGTATCCTTGAGCATGATGCCatagcccctacctgctgcttaatGACTTGTACCTGGATTCACTCTAGTCACATCCGATATAAATATCCAGAATTAACCACAATCATACTAGGATTTTAAATAAAAAGTGAAGGCATTCAACCCTTTTACATCTagtgcatgtgttgtgtgtgttggagtgcaTGTTTCCTTCTGGTTTCAGATGTTTTCGATtggatgaccccccccccctctccgcctTGCTGTTTGCTCAATGATCAGACAGGGAAGATCGGCTTCATGTAAACAgctttgtgtgcacgtgcgctCCATTGTGTCCGTGTCATGCTGCGGATGAATAACAGATTTGTGCACAAAGCAGCCTCTGTTGACTGATGGCCCATCATCCAGCTTTAACCTTTACAGGACAGGACAGCCTGGCATCTTCAGACACAGAGGTCCACTTACAGTGATAAAGGGTTGGTTGCTAAGGTTTAGTATTAAATATATTTGGTGAAGAGGCTGGGGATGAatcctaaaaataaaaataaaattaaatacccATAGTTGTATTAAATCACAAGGGATGGTTTTAAATAGTTTGATAGTATTGCTTGTTACTATAAATAACTTAACCGTCATGCCTGAGAATCCAGTACTCAGCAAAGTCACAGGCAACTATAACTTGAATGAATTTACAGTTCACCTAACTTGTTTTATGAAtcacatttaaatgtacaaaCTCAAACCCTGACCCATATCACTTTACACCAAACTCTGTTAAACGTGTTTGTTTGCCTGCATTTATTGCCAGCAAATCATTTCTGAAAGCAAAACGAACATCGGTGTTGCCTGAAAGTTGAATTACAGATAGGATGAATTAAATTGcaaatatgtaaaatatataaataatttaacACTAAGTGCAACTGAGGAAGTTAAATACAAGTGTACTGCACACACATCTTAAAATGACCTATGTTCTCCACACGTGAAGCAATTTATTTCCTCCATTTGTTCAGTTTATCCTGCAGGAATATTGCAGGATATGCAGGAAATGCTAAAACCGCATCGCACAGCACCtgtaaataaacaacaacaaccacaaaatCAACCACACAACTTGCATGTGTAGTTTGCACAATTGGATTGCCATCTCATAGCATGACTTAAACCTATTCATCAAAAACAATTCAACAAACTCTAACAGCATACATAATTCCGAAACTTATATTCATATAACTATCGATAAAAATAACTTTCTATGGTGTGTACAACTGCACTATTTTATATCAAGTGGCTCTGTGTCTATAACCTACCTGTATCTCCGTGGGCACCCGTGGTGTCCAACGATGTACTCCTGGGCGTAACAGAACCGTCTGCAGAGTCCTCTGTAGCCACACGTCCAGTACTGCACCTCCGCGTCCTCCGTTGCAGACAATACTATCCGCCAAAACATAAAAGTAGAAAGAAAACGTTGATGATGTATGGCATACCATATTGACCATATGTGCATGCATCATCACATTTCAGTTGATTGTTTACAGCTAGCAGGACTATGGATGTTTACTGTAATCTCAGAGTTGGCTGAATCTCAAATATTGTGTACCCCATACAAGTAcacaatttattattttaactcTGACATCTGCATCTTCTTTTACAAaatatttttgattattttaataatttaggACTATGTAGGAGTAGAAGCATGTTGGCAGGGTTTATGTaatagtgtggtgtgtgtgtgtgtgtgtgtgtgtgtgtgtgtgtgtgtgtgtgtgtgtgtgtgtgtgtgtgtgtgtgtgtgtgtgtgtgtgtgtgtgtgtgtgtgtgtgtggctgtgtgtggctgcgtgtaggttgtgtgtgtctttgtctgtgtgtgcgtgtgtgtgtctttgtctgtgtgtgcgtgtgtgtgtgtgtccatgtctgtgtgtgtgtgtgtgtgtatccgtgtctgtgtgtgtgtgtgtgtgtgtgtgtgtgtgtgtgtgtgtgtgtgtgtgtgtgtgtgtgtgtgtgtgtgtgtggctgtggctgtggctgtgtgtgtgtgtgtgtgtgtgtgtgtccatgtccatgtgtgtgtgtgtgtgtgtgtgtgtgtgtgtgtgtgtggctgcgtgtggtgtgtgcgtggctgcgtgtggtgtgtgtgtgtggctgcgtgtggggtgtgtgcgtggctgcgtgtggtgtgtgtgcgtggctgcgtgtggtgtgtgtgcgtggctgcgtgtggtgtgtgtgtggctgcgtgtggggtgtgtgcgtggctgcgtgtggggtgtgtgcgtggctgcgtgtggtgtgtgtgtggccctgtctcaccctctccggTCAGCAGCACCAGTAGGAGGACTAGCAGCAGCAGGCGGTGGACCCTCTCCATGTTCAGGCTGTGGGCCTCGCGCCTGGTGCTCAGACAGTGGGGGCTCTCCTCCACCGGGGGGCGTTTATAAACGGCTCGTCGGACGCAGGGGAGGGGTCCCGTGACGCACTCTGTGCAGAACCACAACAAGAACATGGATTATTTGTGAATGTCGCTGGCAACACTGTGATGAGTCTAGTAGCTTTCATCACTACTAGTGGGTTGGTTCAAACTAAACGTGGGCTCTCAGTCGTCTCCTGTAGACACAAGATACCTTATTTTACTATTGATTGTGGTCCTTCTTTGAAAATGTGGCATGAATGAATAAAGTCATATTTAATTCAGGTCCCTTAagaatgtttgtgttgtgtgctaCTCACATGAAGCCCTGTCGCTGGAATATGGCAGTTTAAATCAAATCAAGGAACAAAATTCATCATTAACTCTTTTAAGTGAAGTGAGTCCCAGTGATTAAGGCCCAACCCGCTGTATAAACCAGCTAGCTGTGGGCTTCCAGGCTGGTTAAAACAGTCGTGCCATTTGTGTCACTCTCGTCTGGATATATTCATGTGATACTGCTGATGCTGTTAAAGTACATTTTTActtcacaaaacacacaggtCCAGTGACGCGGGGACTTTTGTTAACTGAACAAACACAGACTTGTTCACAGACAGATGCACGTGTATAGCGTGCCCCCTAGTGACTATGACAGGCAAATAATAAACaaagcagaaatattttgtttaCAGAAGAAGCACCATCGTTTGTCTTGCATAAGGTCTATATCATATTGATATCAACATGTAGCCTATTATATTAGTTGTGGAATTGGCTCAGAGTTATTATACTAGATAATACTAGATATATTAGATACTATCTCAAACACATTCAGTTATCTCAATAAAATCCTCAAAGTCATAATGGGACATCATAAAAAACAACTTcttaaacagaaaaataaatacttgattaCTTCTACtgcataaataaagataaactaTAAAGATACGTTATAGTAGGCCCTCCAATCCAGTAGATGGCGGTATATATTAAGTACGGCGCTGTTTTCACCCGATTAAACGCAGCGAAAATAAACAACAAGCAGAAAGTCGCGCCTGCGCAAAACCGGCGCTAATACTATTATTCCAAGATGGCGGACCTCCTAGGCTCAATTTTAAGCTCGATGGAGAAACCTCCGACAGTCGGCGACAAGGAAAGCCGACGAAAGGCCCGAGGTACACACTCTCCACAAGTCGCCACTACTGTTGAAAGGAGACATTTATGAACGGGCATCATATATCGGAATGCGCATTATTAAAAGGGAAGCGAAATGGTTTTCTCGTCCTCAGATTGGCCAAGCCAGCTCTCCATCAAGCATGCGTCGCTTTTTAGTCCCGCCTTAAATTATTAAAAGACTTGTGTAGGTCAACACAAACCTGTTAACTTAGTACAACCTACACATGGATGCTAATGACAGTGACACAACCTAGTAATACACGTTagtttgtgttttattgtacCTATTGTCAATTCCAATACCTAAAAAAGACCAGGCCTTCCTAAAAGACCAGTTTTAATGGTTGTTTACATAGCACAGCAAGTGAAGGACTAATGAAAGGttatattcaattcaattcaatattatttgtatagcccgtaatcaccattacagtctcaaagggcttaacaggccaaatatttgtgacacccccctttacccatgcccccacacgggcaagaaaaaactcccttgaatcagcaaggaagaaatcttgagaa contains:
- the defbl2 gene encoding beta-defensin-like 2; the encoded protein is MERVHRLLLLVLLLVLLTGEVLSATEDAEVQYWTCGYRGLCRRFCYAQEYIVGHHGCPRRYRCCAMRF